A stretch of Halostagnicola kamekurae DNA encodes these proteins:
- a CDS encoding tRNA (cytidine(56)-2'-O)-methyltransferase, whose protein sequence is MHDDSEVAVLRLGHRPGRDERMTTHVGLTARALGADRVIFPDNAGQSLETVADITDRFGGPFDVELTESPNAIIRNWEGEVAHLTMYGERIETVEEGIRRAHFTDDRPLLLVVGSEKVSFDVYEAADWNVGVTNQPHSEVAGLAVFLDRLYEGREFDREWQDADRRVVPKATGKRVESVGE, encoded by the coding sequence ATGCACGACGACAGCGAGGTCGCCGTCCTCCGGCTCGGTCACCGGCCCGGACGCGACGAGCGGATGACGACCCACGTCGGCCTGACCGCGCGGGCGCTCGGCGCTGATCGGGTGATCTTTCCCGACAACGCCGGCCAATCGCTCGAGACGGTCGCGGACATCACCGACCGCTTCGGCGGCCCGTTCGACGTCGAACTGACCGAGTCACCGAACGCGATCATCCGAAACTGGGAGGGAGAAGTCGCCCACCTCACGATGTACGGCGAGCGAATCGAGACCGTCGAGGAGGGGATCCGACGCGCACATTTCACCGACGACCGGCCGCTGTTGCTCGTCGTCGGCTCCGAGAAAGTCTCCTTCGACGTCTACGAAGCGGCCGACTGGAACGTCGGCGTCACCAACCAGCCCCACTCGGAGGTCGCCGGGCTGGCGGTCTTTCTCGACCGGCTCTACGAGGGCCGCGAGTTCGACAGAGAGTGGCAGGACGCAGATCGGCGCGTCGTTCCCAAAGCGACCGGCAAACGCGTCGAATCGGTCGGCGAGTGA
- a CDS encoding transcription factor → MAFEDLLEDPVIQKYLHELVGPTGMPVAAAPPDGEVTDEELAEDLDLELNDVRRALFILYENDLATYRRLRDEDSGWLTYLWTFEYDNIPENLEEEMHRLHEALEDRQEYERNHEFYLCEICSIRFEFGEAMDFGFECPECGSPVESMDNDRLVHAMDDRLAALEDELNIDA, encoded by the coding sequence ATGGCTTTTGAGGACCTGCTCGAGGATCCAGTCATCCAGAAGTACTTACACGAGCTGGTCGGTCCAACGGGGATGCCCGTCGCGGCGGCACCGCCGGACGGGGAAGTGACCGACGAGGAGCTCGCCGAGGATCTGGATCTCGAGTTAAACGACGTTCGCCGGGCGCTGTTTATCCTGTACGAGAACGACCTTGCCACGTACCGCCGCCTCCGCGACGAGGACTCGGGGTGGCTCACCTACCTCTGGACGTTCGAGTACGACAACATTCCGGAGAACCTAGAAGAGGAGATGCACCGACTGCACGAGGCGCTCGAGGACCGCCAGGAGTACGAACGGAATCACGAGTTCTACCTCTGTGAGATCTGTTCGATTCGCTTCGAGTTCGGCGAGGCGATGGACTTCGGCTTCGAGTGCCCAGAGTGTGGGTCGCCGGTCGAATCGATGGACAACGACCGCCTCGTACACGCGATGGACGACCGACTCGCCGCCCTCGAGGACGAACTCAACATCGACGCCTGA
- a CDS encoding DUF2110 family protein, giving the protein MVVLATKLYVGGDARERATDSLRSLVDNEIGDLSVEFEVGVRHDDFPSVTIEGEDAVVARNVLREEFGEIVPDLEAGETYVGTLDSWDDDGFVLDAGQPVRIPADELGLGPGSPTQVRERYGLVQHVPLEFVYGGDGEDSAPSHLSEDERDRLYEWTRGDGRLNVNSATRGEVRATLNRAGHAQDYITVERLGLLEQSVICPEDTDPPGLLSSVGEYLPAELRCVVP; this is encoded by the coding sequence ATGGTAGTACTCGCAACGAAACTCTACGTCGGTGGTGATGCACGCGAGCGAGCGACGGACTCGCTTCGTTCGCTGGTTGATAACGAAATCGGCGACCTCTCAGTCGAGTTCGAGGTCGGCGTGCGCCACGACGATTTCCCCTCCGTGACGATTGAGGGAGAGGATGCCGTCGTCGCGCGAAACGTCCTCCGCGAGGAGTTCGGCGAGATCGTCCCCGACCTCGAGGCCGGCGAGACGTACGTCGGAACGCTCGACTCGTGGGACGACGACGGGTTCGTCCTCGACGCCGGACAGCCGGTTCGGATCCCGGCCGACGAACTCGGACTCGGTCCCGGTTCCCCGACGCAGGTCCGCGAACGGTACGGGCTCGTCCAGCACGTGCCCCTCGAGTTCGTCTACGGCGGCGACGGCGAGGACTCGGCTCCGTCACATCTCTCCGAGGACGAACGCGACCGCCTCTACGAGTGGACCCGCGGTGACGGCCGCCTGAACGTCAACAGCGCGACCCGCGGCGAAGTCCGGGCGACGCTCAACCGCGCCGGCCACGCGCAGGATTACATCACCGTCGAACGGCTCGGACTGCTCGAGCAGAGCGTGATCTGCCCGGAAGACACCGACCCGCCGGGGCTGCTCTCGAGCGTCGGCGAGTACCTGCCCGCAGAGCTCCGGTGTGTCGTCCCGTAA
- a CDS encoding DUF5803 family protein: MNRRLAFGIIVVALLATLAGCSAFNGGISDEALDREGDYDDLRESNATARIDVDSGEFRAVYDLNGTDEVSMYRSSLYQDEPMNIHSVRYWYPNGTEVTGSELAVEQGQSRTNVQVPDSDGTLAVSGPAGAKTFQLPAFVEGSYEVTIPENHRTSNFLFGNVNPNGYERSIVDGRERLTWDNVDTAVSLRYYHTRDIPLFLGLVGVVGVLGGAGVAYYYRQVKRLERRRKSMGIDLESDDETDDESPPGRP, translated from the coding sequence ATGAATCGACGCCTCGCTTTTGGAATCATTGTCGTGGCGTTACTCGCCACTCTCGCGGGTTGTTCGGCGTTTAACGGGGGGATATCCGACGAAGCGCTCGATCGCGAAGGAGACTACGACGATCTCAGAGAGAGCAACGCAACCGCCAGGATCGACGTCGACAGCGGCGAGTTCCGCGCCGTTTACGATCTGAACGGGACCGATGAAGTCTCGATGTACCGCTCCTCGCTCTATCAGGACGAACCGATGAACATCCACAGCGTCCGGTACTGGTATCCGAACGGAACCGAAGTCACCGGCTCCGAGTTAGCAGTCGAGCAGGGGCAGTCGAGAACGAACGTGCAGGTCCCCGATAGCGACGGCACGCTCGCGGTTTCGGGGCCGGCGGGTGCGAAAACGTTCCAGTTGCCGGCGTTCGTCGAGGGGAGTTACGAAGTGACGATTCCCGAGAACCACAGGACGTCGAACTTCCTGTTCGGCAACGTCAACCCCAACGGATACGAACGATCGATCGTCGACGGTCGAGAACGGCTCACGTGGGACAACGTCGATACGGCCGTCTCGCTGCGGTATTACCACACGCGAGACATCCCGCTGTTTCTCGGACTCGTCGGCGTCGTCGGCGTCCTCGGCGGCGCTGGGGTGGCCTACTACTACCGGCAGGTCAAACGGTTAGAGCGGCGCCGAAAGAGCATGGGAATCGACCTCGAGTCGGACGACGAAACCGACGACGAGTCGCCGCCGGGGCGTCCGTAG
- a CDS encoding chemotaxis protein CheD, whose product MNQPNSEPQPPPPRKVSISDVAVGEAPDTFKSYGLGSCLAIAVYDPRASVGGLAHAMLPTSDDAETTADLPGKYVDTAVRALRRRTIAAGGSPSTLEAKIAGGSDMFEFESLEDTVGQRNIATAKAELEALDVPLVAEDVGGAHGRTVEFSLKTGALVIETATPDLADRTL is encoded by the coding sequence ATGAACCAGCCCAATTCTGAACCCCAACCGCCGCCCCCTCGAAAAGTAAGCATTTCTGACGTGGCCGTCGGTGAGGCCCCGGACACCTTCAAATCCTACGGGCTCGGCTCCTGTCTGGCGATCGCCGTGTACGATCCCCGGGCGTCCGTCGGCGGACTCGCACACGCGATGTTGCCCACAAGCGATGACGCCGAGACGACCGCGGACCTGCCGGGAAAATACGTCGATACGGCGGTTCGCGCGCTCCGACGGCGGACGATCGCGGCGGGCGGGTCCCCCTCGACGCTCGAGGCCAAAATCGCCGGTGGCAGCGATATGTTCGAGTTCGAGAGCCTCGAGGACACCGTCGGCCAACGCAACATCGCGACGGCGAAGGCGGAACTCGAGGCGCTCGACGTTCCCCTCGTCGCCGAAGACGTGGGCGGCGCCCATGGCCGCACCGTCGAGTTCTCCCTCAAGACCGGCGCACTCGTCATCGAGACGGCGACTCCGGACCTGGCGGATCGAACGCTGTGA
- a CDS encoding DUF7289 family protein yields the protein MNATSPKRCGRGDDRAVTELVGFVLLFGTVVLSVALVSLVGVQSIQLHEQQQSTRDVDRALVALSADFDDIVRSEGVRERTHRLAVAGGQISTGEPGPKIDLRIDYRGGTETESWRLGSVVYESESGSVTYEGGGVFRTGETGERTPIVEPRLTCSDETALVSLVRITEDGDSYQSARRASITATETGTAYRETFSDVRSLEVGVETDDADARGWADGFGSGWTRTGSGWTCTGPNGDGIEQLSIHVVELDVGVGPSA from the coding sequence ATGAACGCAACCAGCCCGAAGCGATGCGGACGGGGAGACGACCGCGCTGTCACCGAACTGGTCGGGTTCGTCTTGCTGTTCGGAACCGTGGTGCTTTCGGTCGCGTTGGTGTCTCTCGTCGGCGTGCAGTCGATACAGCTACACGAACAACAGCAGTCGACGCGGGACGTCGATCGGGCGCTCGTCGCACTGTCGGCCGATTTCGACGATATCGTTCGATCCGAGGGCGTTCGCGAGCGGACCCACCGACTCGCGGTCGCGGGCGGGCAGATTTCGACTGGCGAGCCGGGACCGAAAATCGACCTCCGTATCGACTATCGCGGAGGCACCGAAACCGAATCGTGGCGCCTCGGATCAGTGGTCTACGAGAGCGAATCGGGGTCAGTCACATACGAAGGCGGAGGCGTGTTTCGGACGGGTGAAACGGGGGAGCGAACGCCGATCGTCGAGCCCCGGTTGACGTGTTCGGACGAGACGGCACTGGTTTCGCTGGTTCGGATTACCGAAGACGGCGACTCCTACCAGTCCGCTCGACGCGCTTCGATTACCGCGACAGAGACGGGGACCGCCTACCGGGAGACGTTCTCGGACGTTCGCTCGCTCGAGGTCGGCGTCGAAACCGACGACGCGGACGCTCGCGGCTGGGCTGACGGATTCGGTTCGGGATGGACTCGGACGGGCAGCGGGTGGACGTGTACAGGACCGAACGGCGACGGAATCGAGCAGTTATCGATTCACGTGGTCGAACTCGATGTCGGCGTTGGCCCATCTGCCTGA
- a CDS encoding DUF7266 family protein — MIGFHRDERGVSTALSHALTLGIATVLIALLLSSAGTVLETGTDRGVRDALETTGERLATDVVQVDGFRTTDGTANATTVTLEYPTTVANSRYRIGLVDDCNDLEQSLSAGEHCLELTAQRTDQSVYVPLSDLDANVDTDASARGGTIVIGSDGTELSIWNP; from the coding sequence GTGATCGGGTTTCATCGCGATGAGCGCGGAGTTTCGACCGCGCTCTCTCACGCGCTGACGCTGGGAATCGCGACGGTCCTCATCGCGCTCTTGCTGAGTAGCGCCGGTACCGTACTGGAGACCGGAACCGACCGCGGCGTTCGCGACGCCCTCGAGACGACCGGCGAGCGACTGGCGACTGACGTGGTACAGGTAGATGGATTTCGCACAACAGACGGAACGGCGAACGCGACGACGGTCACCCTCGAGTATCCGACGACGGTGGCGAACTCGAGATATCGGATCGGTCTCGTCGATGACTGTAACGACCTCGAGCAATCGCTGTCGGCGGGCGAGCACTGTCTCGAACTCACTGCCCAACGTACCGACCAGTCGGTCTATGTTCCGCTCAGCGACCTCGACGCGAACGTCGATACGGACGCGTCGGCTCGAGGGGGGACCATCGTGATCGGCTCCGACGGAACGGAACTCAGTATCTGGAACCCATGA
- a CDS encoding DUF7261 family protein, translating to MSGSRDRGQVLLVGAITVAIVFLALVAVVTGLVYTEATSSSATGNDRATTRATIHGLVDGIELLAASARNDETAQFDADLEGEIDEYVDWYRRTTVAGERVTLSVRAEVLEDEREVRRYTGARSPAAGPPRFDGEIARFRIEPGAALSDEEIVITATPEEGATRNITIAPTGDGAVSFRSPAGASCRIESTEAEFNLLTGGIDANATVPDDCEYDAIDRGIEYETIRVDPTSDAVLGSYDVVSRGPNPRTRGGDPAGVEFVDLEVRSDTGSTTSERTHRIMGFGDPS from the coding sequence GTGAGCGGGTCTCGCGACCGCGGACAGGTGCTGCTCGTTGGTGCGATTACGGTGGCGATCGTGTTCCTCGCGCTCGTCGCAGTCGTCACCGGACTTGTGTACACGGAGGCGACGTCCTCGAGCGCGACGGGAAACGATCGCGCAACCACGCGGGCGACGATACACGGACTCGTCGACGGGATCGAACTGCTCGCGGCGAGCGCGCGAAACGACGAGACGGCCCAGTTCGACGCCGATCTCGAAGGCGAAATCGACGAATACGTCGACTGGTATCGACGGACGACGGTCGCGGGCGAGCGAGTCACGTTGAGCGTCCGCGCGGAGGTCCTCGAAGACGAGCGCGAGGTCAGACGCTACACCGGCGCTCGGTCGCCGGCGGCGGGGCCGCCCCGATTCGACGGCGAAATAGCGCGGTTTCGAATCGAGCCCGGAGCGGCTCTCTCGGACGAGGAGATCGTCATTACGGCGACCCCGGAGGAAGGGGCCACACGAAACATTACAATTGCGCCGACGGGTGACGGAGCGGTGTCGTTTCGATCACCCGCGGGAGCGTCCTGTCGAATCGAATCGACCGAGGCCGAATTCAACCTCCTGACGGGAGGTATCGACGCGAACGCGACCGTCCCCGACGATTGCGAGTACGACGCTATCGACCGGGGGATCGAGTACGAGACGATACGCGTCGATCCGACGAGCGACGCGGTGCTCGGCTCGTACGACGTTGTGAGCAGGGGGCCGAACCCGAGAACGCGAGGCGGCGATCCGGCGGGCGTCGAGTTCGTCGACCTCGAGGTGCGCTCTGACACCGGCAGTACGACAAGCGAGAGAACCCACAGGATAATGGGGTTCGGTGATCCGTCGTGA
- a CDS encoding DUF7288 family protein, with protein sequence MGVRDASVRSRSGPCGGHESSRDETDRGQAYTLEGVVGAAIVLAAVLVASQTGGLTAATEESKQRHRQHELERQAQEALLVAATARSDGGDLSALVRAWDGTAFSSGELETFVLGELLAEQFGESSRNEAYRIRFAYERHDGSIARETVYSSADAEPGPDAAAASYTETVAAAANESDPPAMSDREVGPIAAVVDVEVTVW encoded by the coding sequence ATGGGAGTTCGAGACGCGAGCGTGCGGTCACGATCGGGTCCGTGCGGCGGTCACGAGTCGAGTCGAGACGAGACCGATCGCGGGCAAGCGTACACGCTCGAGGGCGTCGTCGGGGCCGCGATTGTCCTCGCGGCGGTTCTCGTGGCGTCCCAGACGGGCGGACTCACGGCCGCTACCGAGGAGTCAAAGCAGCGCCATCGACAGCACGAACTCGAGCGACAGGCACAGGAAGCCCTCCTCGTCGCCGCCACGGCCCGGTCTGACGGTGGAGACCTGTCGGCGCTCGTCCGCGCCTGGGACGGGACGGCGTTTTCGAGTGGCGAACTCGAGACTTTCGTCCTCGGGGAGCTACTGGCCGAGCAGTTCGGAGAATCGTCCCGAAATGAAGCGTACCGGATCCGGTTCGCCTACGAACGCCACGACGGCTCGATAGCGCGGGAGACCGTCTACTCGAGCGCCGACGCGGAGCCGGGTCCGGACGCCGCGGCCGCGAGCTATACAGAGACGGTCGCCGCGGCGGCGAACGAATCTGATCCGCCCGCAATGTCCGATCGCGAGGTCGGCCCGATCGCCGCCGTGGTAGACGTGGAGGTGACGGTCTGGTGA
- a CDS encoding DUF7287 family protein, translating into MRDDRRAAAGSARGDRGQTTQDFAIGVGVFLLAVAFAFTAIPGALHTNEASDERTDRAQADRIATAVVDGFETGDDPNELDGSRFRNEFDESTTPARVGLRTANGRPLEAVTITLETIDRESVILTRATSAVRGRPDETVERFVSVTDIRACRTACRLVVEVWS; encoded by the coding sequence ATGCGTGACGACCGACGCGCCGCTGCGGGATCCGCTCGCGGCGATCGCGGACAGACGACGCAAGACTTCGCCATCGGCGTCGGCGTGTTCCTGCTGGCCGTTGCGTTCGCGTTCACGGCGATACCGGGGGCACTACACACTAACGAGGCCTCAGACGAACGGACCGACCGCGCTCAGGCGGATCGAATCGCGACGGCGGTCGTCGACGGCTTCGAAACCGGCGACGATCCGAACGAGTTAGATGGGTCCCGTTTTCGAAACGAGTTCGACGAATCGACTACTCCGGCGCGGGTCGGCCTCCGAACCGCCAACGGACGGCCCCTCGAGGCGGTAACGATCACGCTCGAGACGATCGATCGGGAGTCCGTGATTCTGACTCGCGCCACCAGCGCGGTACGCGGTCGTCCGGACGAAACGGTCGAACGGTTCGTGTCAGTCACCGATATTCGAGCGTGTCGAACCGCCTGTCGACTCGTCGTGGAGGTGTGGAGCTGA
- a CDS encoding type II secretion system F family protein: MSATGQEYLARALRLGCLVGVGCCLAGLILGYVVGGVAQPSETIAIAGVTSLVCGVGGGGLCVCSMLAIPSARAAARKREIDALLPDAIAYMYALSVGGLDHLEVFEALADAEDAYGDVALAFRSIRREVEYAGVDYRTAIRTRARETPSDELAQFLLDLLSTINSGGDFEVFLAEKTDRHAKNARQRQEQTLDTLELIGELYLTVSLFPLLVVVVVVVMQLVPGAATIDAVLYLAVYGLIPAIGVGFLVLISTVKRDDPGTGTLEGRSTARSESAREWDTFGWHVVAPTGDQPRIRTRIARRAWLHRVRTAARNPHRFFRDHPLATLAVTVPAAILAVAGSALVGASAFPSSGGIGDSIVVTIRYLYVPLFTVLTPIAVFYEWNRRRRRALADALSETLRTLSSANDTGQTLLESIRTVSRTASGALAAELDAIHTKVAYGRRLDESLFEFANCYHIPRLARTTRLVADAQKATNHVTPVLRTAAAASETHDDLEAERRSRTRVQIAIVVMTFATMLTVIGLLQTQFVETMSGLESGSATGSNTASATGQLASTGSGATLDADTLSVVFFHAVTIHAILSGFVCGYLRNAALLSGAKYVLALSTVALCSWLVVV; this comes from the coding sequence ATGAGCGCGACGGGCCAGGAGTATCTGGCTCGAGCGCTCCGTCTGGGCTGTCTCGTCGGAGTCGGCTGCTGTCTCGCGGGCTTGATACTCGGGTACGTCGTGGGGGGAGTGGCCCAGCCGTCCGAGACGATCGCGATAGCCGGTGTAACGTCGCTGGTATGCGGCGTGGGTGGCGGTGGACTCTGCGTCTGCTCGATGCTCGCGATTCCCTCTGCTCGAGCCGCGGCCCGGAAACGCGAGATCGACGCGTTGCTCCCCGACGCCATCGCGTATATGTACGCGCTGTCGGTCGGCGGCCTCGATCACCTCGAGGTCTTCGAGGCGCTCGCCGACGCGGAAGACGCCTACGGGGACGTCGCGCTCGCGTTCCGAAGTATTCGAAGGGAAGTCGAATACGCCGGCGTCGATTACCGAACCGCGATTCGAACGCGGGCGCGCGAAACGCCGAGTGACGAATTGGCACAGTTCCTGCTAGATCTCCTCTCGACTATCAACAGCGGCGGCGACTTCGAGGTTTTTCTCGCGGAGAAGACGGACAGACACGCGAAAAACGCCAGACAGCGACAGGAGCAAACGCTCGACACGCTCGAGCTTATCGGCGAGCTGTACCTAACCGTTTCGCTGTTTCCGCTGCTAGTGGTCGTCGTCGTGGTCGTGATGCAACTGGTGCCGGGCGCGGCCACGATAGACGCCGTGTTGTATCTGGCCGTCTACGGACTGATCCCTGCGATCGGGGTCGGGTTTCTCGTGCTCATATCCACGGTCAAACGCGACGACCCAGGGACGGGGACTCTCGAGGGACGTTCGACCGCACGAAGCGAGTCGGCGCGCGAGTGGGACACGTTCGGCTGGCACGTCGTCGCTCCCACCGGCGATCAGCCGCGGATTCGGACTCGAATCGCGAGACGGGCGTGGCTACACCGCGTCCGGACGGCCGCTCGGAATCCGCATCGGTTCTTTCGCGATCACCCTCTGGCGACGCTCGCAGTCACGGTTCCCGCTGCGATACTCGCTGTCGCAGGGTCCGCGCTGGTCGGTGCGAGTGCATTTCCGTCGAGCGGCGGAATCGGAGACTCAATCGTCGTAACGATACGATACCTGTACGTTCCTCTATTTACCGTCTTGACGCCGATTGCGGTCTTCTACGAGTGGAATCGACGCCGTCGTCGCGCGCTCGCCGACGCGCTCTCGGAGACGCTCCGAACGCTCTCGAGCGCGAACGATACGGGGCAAACGCTCCTCGAGTCGATCCGGACCGTTTCGCGAACCGCCAGTGGCGCTCTCGCCGCCGAGCTCGACGCGATTCACACGAAGGTCGCCTACGGGCGGCGACTCGACGAGTCGCTGTTCGAGTTCGCGAACTGCTATCACATCCCGCGACTCGCCCGAACGACGCGGCTCGTCGCCGACGCACAGAAAGCGACGAACCACGTCACGCCGGTGTTACGGACCGCTGCGGCAGCGAGTGAAACCCACGACGACCTCGAGGCGGAACGCAGATCCCGGACGCGTGTACAGATCGCCATCGTCGTCATGACATTCGCGACGATGCTGACCGTCATTGGGCTCTTACAGACACAGTTCGTCGAGACGATGAGCGGCCTCGAGTCCGGTTCCGCGACGGGATCGAACACGGCGAGCGCCACTGGACAACTGGCGAGTACTGGTTCTGGTGCAACGCTCGATGCGGATACGCTCTCGGTCGTTTTCTTTCACGCGGTTACAATCCACGCGATCCTGTCGGGGTTCGTGTGTGGGTACCTTCGAAACGCGGCTCTGTTGAGCGGGGCCAAGTACGTGCTGGCCCTCTCGACGGTCGCGCTTTGTAGCTGGCTGGTGGTGGTGTGA
- a CDS encoding type II/IV secretion system ATPase subunit, which yields MTIGSAAPETGTEPSQTERTLRAANSIGRALAEIVDERTIDVRHAIDDDEFFSTDGGLPTVTNRYDLEKAVSIEQKSTLREIDRYWVNEPYAFVSIFHSTSENERKYYLVEPSLTDRERDVRDFLGATLERTITYADEEISADAAVADRRDVIESEARELLERYGLLERSRNRDDRGILERISSVFRERESDESDERRTLTGIEARPDAAVLADDRGTLSEYQVEKLLYGLCRDFVGYQRIDGIKRDRNVEDISVDGYDAPVFVYHSKYDQLITNVHHDRTELDDFVVTLAQRSGNGISKRRPQVDATLPDGSRAQLTLGTEVSDRGTNYTIRQFTDVPYTPVDLVNWHTFTLEEMAFLWLAVENGKSLLLAGGTASGKTTSLNALSLFIPSSAKVVSIEDTREVTLPQRNWIASTTRPSPTADSTGAVDEFDLLEATLRQRPDYIVMGEIRGEEGRTLFQVMSTGHTTCTTFHADSVDEVLTRFTSAPIDVSKPVFSSLDIVAVQTQTTVGGETVRRNKCITEINDYDVERDEINVQDVYQWQAKTDDYREAGTSSILEEIRVDRGWSQETLERELFERRVVLAYLIERGLGSYADVAATIQAYMTDSEKIRTLMATDRLEEALPALREMESVRIERSQTESQVSRPDSSPETARRAANVLERADEALFDDYRAGTRQPPSGTASSRAALELPPWLAKPPDSDTQRDRGDRDERIDTRRNRPTEGERRLERGDDSADSEPTTDTHGP from the coding sequence ATGACAATCGGTTCGGCCGCCCCCGAAACGGGGACAGAACCGTCCCAGACCGAACGCACGCTCCGGGCGGCGAACAGCATCGGCAGGGCACTCGCCGAGATCGTCGACGAACGAACGATCGACGTTCGCCACGCGATCGACGACGACGAGTTCTTCTCGACTGACGGCGGGCTTCCCACGGTGACGAACCGATACGACCTCGAGAAAGCCGTCTCGATCGAGCAGAAATCGACGCTTCGAGAGATCGATCGGTACTGGGTGAACGAGCCCTACGCGTTCGTCAGCATCTTCCACTCGACGAGCGAAAACGAACGCAAGTACTACCTCGTTGAGCCATCGCTGACCGACCGCGAGCGCGACGTCCGCGACTTTCTCGGAGCCACACTCGAGCGAACCATCACGTACGCCGACGAAGAGATCAGCGCGGACGCAGCCGTCGCCGATCGTCGAGACGTAATCGAATCGGAAGCGAGGGAGTTACTCGAGCGGTACGGACTGCTCGAGCGTTCTCGAAACCGAGACGATCGCGGGATTCTCGAGCGGATTTCGTCGGTGTTCCGCGAGAGGGAGAGCGACGAATCCGACGAGCGACGCACGCTCACGGGAATCGAGGCGCGTCCAGACGCGGCAGTCCTCGCCGACGATCGGGGGACACTCAGCGAGTACCAGGTCGAAAAGCTCCTCTACGGGTTGTGCCGGGATTTCGTGGGCTACCAGCGAATCGACGGGATCAAACGTGACCGCAACGTCGAGGACATCTCGGTCGACGGCTACGACGCGCCGGTGTTCGTCTATCACTCGAAGTACGACCAGCTCATCACGAACGTCCACCACGATCGGACAGAACTCGACGATTTCGTCGTCACGCTCGCTCAGCGGTCCGGAAACGGGATCAGCAAGCGACGCCCGCAAGTCGACGCGACGCTTCCGGACGGGTCGCGCGCGCAGCTGACGCTCGGAACGGAGGTCTCCGATCGGGGAACGAACTACACGATTCGACAGTTTACCGACGTGCCGTACACGCCGGTAGACCTCGTCAACTGGCACACCTTCACCCTCGAGGAGATGGCGTTTCTCTGGCTGGCCGTCGAAAACGGGAAGAGCCTGCTGTTAGCCGGCGGGACGGCCTCCGGAAAGACGACGAGCCTGAACGCGCTCTCGCTCTTTATCCCCTCGAGCGCGAAGGTCGTCTCGATAGAAGACACCCGCGAGGTCACGCTTCCGCAGCGAAACTGGATCGCGAGTACGACGCGGCCGTCGCCCACTGCCGACTCGACGGGAGCCGTCGACGAGTTCGACCTCCTCGAGGCGACGTTGCGCCAGCGCCCCGACTACATCGTGATGGGCGAGATCCGCGGTGAGGAGGGTAGAACCCTGTTTCAGGTCATGTCGACCGGACACACGACCTGTACGACCTTCCACGCCGACTCCGTCGACGAGGTGCTGACCCGGTTCACGTCGGCACCGATCGACGTCTCGAAGCCGGTCTTTAGCTCGCTGGATATAGTCGCGGTCCAGACCCAGACGACGGTGGGCGGCGAGACCGTTCGTCGAAACAAATGTATTACCGAGATCAACGACTACGACGTCGAACGCGACGAGATCAACGTACAGGACGTCTACCAGTGGCAGGCGAAAACCGACGACTATCGCGAGGCCGGTACGTCGAGCATCCTCGAAGAGATTCGAGTCGATCGAGGCTGGAGTCAGGAGACGCTCGAACGCGAACTCTTCGAGCGCCGGGTCGTGCTCGCGTACCTGATCGAGCGCGGTCTCGGCAGCTACGCGGACGTCGCGGCGACGATTCAGGCGTATATGACGGATTCCGAGAAGATCCGGACGCTGATGGCGACCGACCGACTCGAGGAGGCGCTTCCGGCACTCCGCGAGATGGAGAGCGTCAGAATCGAGCGCTCGCAAACGGAGAGCCAGGTTTCGCGCCCGGATTCGTCCCCCGAGACGGCCAGGCGCGCGGCGAACGTTCTCGAGCGCGCCGACGAAGCGCTATTCGACGACTACCGCGCGGGTACCAGACAGCCACCGAGTGGTACCGCTTCGTCTCGAGCGGCGCTCGAGTTACCGCCCTGGCTCGCGAAGCCACCCGATTCCGACACGCAACGGGATCGGGGCGACCGTGACGAACGGATCGACACGCGTCGCAATCGTCCCACCGAGGGTGAAAGACGCCTCGAACGGGGAGACGATAGCGCTGATTCCGAACCCACGACGGATACTCACGGGCCATGA